The following DNA comes from Bacillus sp. 2205SS5-2.
CCTATGCTCGCAAATAGAGCCGTAATACAGGTACCAATATTAGCACCAAACATAATTAATATGCCTCCTTCTATCCCAATTAGCTGAGAGGAGACAAGACTCATGGCAAAAGCAGTTGTCGCAGTACTAGATTGGACACAAGCAGCAAAAACAATTCCAAATAATAGTGAAATGACCGGAGAACGGAAATTTGAAGAAAAATCCAAATTTTTTTGAAGAGAATCAGAAAATAATTCGAGGCCGTTCATCGATAATAAAACAATTGAAAGTCCGATAAAAATAAATCCTAAGCTTTTTAGAAAGACTTTTTGAAAAATTGAAAGTAATAAACCGAGCAAGAGTAAAGGAATTATCAATTGACTGATTGAAATGGAGAATAATTCCAACGTGACAGTAGTGCCAATATTTGTACCTAGAATAATGCCAATCGACTGTTGGAAGGTAAGAATACCTGCAGAAACAAACCCGATTGTCATAACGGTTACGACCGAGCTACTTTGTAAGATGCCTGTACAGATGGTGCCAGCAATTAACCCTCTGGTAGGTGTTTTAGTGTAGGTTTGAAGCCAAGTTTTTAAGGATTCTCCAGATAATGTATACAAACCTTGTCGCAAAATGAGAATGCCAGTTAAAAATGAACCGACTAATAAAACAAAAAAAACAAACAGCAACATCTCATACACCCCTTTACAAATATGTATATGGACAAGTTTATGAGTAAATGATAATAATTAGGGAAGAATTTAGAATAGCTGTTGACCTTAACTCTTCCTTATATTATAATT
Coding sequences within:
- a CDS encoding Na/Pi symporter — protein: MLLFVFFVLLVGSFLTGILILRQGLYTLSGESLKTWLQTYTKTPTRGLIAGTICTGILQSSSVVTVMTIGFVSAGILTFQQSIGIILGTNIGTTVTLELFSISISQLIIPLLLLGLLLSIFQKVFLKSLGFIFIGLSIVLLSMNGLELFSDSLQKNLDFSSNFRSPVISLLFGIVFAACVQSSTATTAFAMSLVSSQLIGIEGGILIMFGANIGTCITALFASIGGGKEARLTAWVHVWLNVIGVGACLPLVRLLGDLAQLLSSDPAVQLAHASVIFNVGTSLLVLPFTSQFERFVLFVHDR